The Thermoanaerobaculales bacterium genome has a segment encoding these proteins:
- a CDS encoding PilZ domain-containing protein, protein MPGSGAIQVLVTRVDDATLQRVAETLRQIRVDLHRVRWDQTTLDLVQGTPFDVVIIGYPVSREALNRFLDAARTKGAACRRAGLVLITESVHSEAAQALIGRGANRVVTAEELENRLVTAVEDLASPAPRLPVRIPARVQLFADGRPLRLMAQVDDVSASGMLVRGVTQFPVGTVFGFEVVVPGEAKPIRGTAEIMRLTDPRREAVRGVGVRFVSFEGSDRLRLEMFIDRSLPQRARAGAD, encoded by the coding sequence ATGCCAGGCAGCGGCGCCATCCAGGTCCTGGTCACCAGGGTCGACGATGCGACTCTCCAAAGGGTCGCCGAGACCCTGCGTCAGATCCGGGTCGACCTCCACCGCGTGCGCTGGGACCAGACGACCCTGGACCTCGTCCAGGGGACCCCGTTCGACGTCGTGATCATCGGCTACCCGGTCTCCCGTGAGGCGCTCAACCGCTTCCTCGACGCCGCCCGGACCAAGGGCGCGGCCTGCCGCCGCGCGGGCCTCGTCCTGATCACCGAGAGCGTGCACTCGGAGGCCGCCCAGGCCCTGATCGGCAGGGGCGCCAACCGGGTGGTGACGGCCGAGGAGCTGGAGAACCGCCTGGTCACCGCCGTCGAGGATCTCGCCAGCCCGGCGCCGCGGCTGCCGGTGCGCATCCCGGCCCGGGTCCAGCTCTTCGCCGACGGTCGTCCGCTGCGGTTGATGGCGCAGGTCGACGACGTCTCGGCCTCCGGCATGCTGGTGCGCGGGGTGACGCAGTTCCCGGTGGGGACCGTCTTCGGCTTCGAGGTGGTAGTCCCGGGCGAGGCCAAGCCGATCCGGGGCACCGCCGAGATCATGCGCCTGACCGACCCGAGGCGCGAGGCGGTCCGCGGGGTCGGCGTCCGGTTCGTCTCCTTCGAGGGCTCCGACCGGCTGCGCCTGGAGATGTTCATCGACCGCAGCCTGCCGCAGCGCGCGAGGGCCGGCGCCGACTGA
- a CDS encoding methylated-DNA--[protein]-cysteine S-methyltransferase, which yields MNQAWDIVATPVGPLTVVVDGDGRLVQVRFGESRGAAGRDPGRCAEVSGQLLEYFGRQRRRFELQLAPDGSDFQQRVWREVAAIPYGETRSYGEVAGRLGGGAVARAVGLANATNPIPIVIPCHRVVGADGALVGYGGGLAVKAALLRLEGATLASLGQLTLDLG from the coding sequence GTGAACCAGGCGTGGGACATCGTCGCCACCCCGGTCGGCCCGCTCACGGTGGTGGTGGACGGGGACGGCCGTCTGGTGCAGGTGCGGTTCGGGGAGAGCCGCGGCGCGGCCGGGCGTGACCCGGGCCGCTGCGCCGAGGTGTCGGGCCAGCTCCTCGAGTACTTCGGCCGGCAGCGGAGGCGATTCGAGCTCCAGCTCGCGCCCGATGGCTCCGACTTCCAGCAGCGGGTGTGGCGGGAGGTCGCGGCGATCCCCTACGGCGAGACGCGCAGCTACGGCGAGGTCGCCGGCCGGCTCGGGGGCGGGGCCGTGGCGCGGGCGGTCGGGCTCGCCAACGCGACCAACCCGATCCCGATCGTCATCCCCTGCCACCGGGTGGTCGGGGCGGATGGCGCGCTGGTGGGGTACGGTGGCGGTCTCGCGGTGAAGGCGGCGCTGCTGCGCCTCGAGGGCGCGACGCTGGCGTCGCTCGGCCAGCTGACGCTGGACCTGGGCTGA
- a CDS encoding tetratricopeptide repeat protein, giving the protein MLHLKARLAAGLAIVVAAGWGCGRGQPPATETAAPVAVVPITTGSEQALEAYLAGRGLQERLRGADARAEFEKAAAADPSFALAQLGLATTAATNQDFFAAAARAQQLAATASEGERLTIEAFMAGVNAQPDRQRELLESLQRSFPNDQRVQQQLANFHFFTRQDYGAAASHLERAIAIDPEFSPAYNLLGYARRFLGDLEAAEAAFRRYTELIPDEPNPHDSYAELLMKVGRFDESIAAYRRALEVDPGFVNAYVGIANDLIFKGEAPAARAELLRLEEVAQNDAQRRLAHLWSAASWLHEGDEEQALAEIRRATEVAAATSDLGAIAGDRNYEAEILLAAGRLDDAERAFRDGVDLAQRSDATAEVKQAAQRNLLHDLGRVAVARGELEQARRLSQQYRDEVAVSKVPFEEWQSHELDGLIAAASADWAGAAAELGQANQQNPLVLFAVARVLAEAGDAEGAQAACRRVVAFNQLNLNHGLVRPLALAMCGS; this is encoded by the coding sequence ATGCTGCATCTGAAGGCTCGTTTGGCGGCCGGGCTGGCGATCGTGGTCGCCGCCGGCTGGGGGTGCGGTCGCGGCCAGCCGCCGGCGACGGAAACCGCCGCGCCGGTTGCCGTTGTGCCGATCACGACCGGGTCCGAGCAGGCACTCGAGGCGTACCTGGCCGGCCGGGGCCTGCAGGAGCGGCTGCGCGGCGCGGACGCCCGCGCCGAGTTCGAGAAGGCGGCGGCGGCGGATCCGTCGTTCGCCCTCGCCCAGCTCGGCCTCGCCACCACCGCTGCGACCAACCAGGACTTCTTTGCCGCGGCCGCGCGCGCCCAACAGCTCGCCGCCACGGCCAGCGAGGGCGAGCGGCTGACGATCGAGGCGTTCATGGCCGGGGTGAACGCCCAGCCGGACCGCCAGCGCGAGCTGCTCGAGAGCCTCCAGAGGAGCTTCCCGAACGACCAGCGGGTCCAGCAGCAGCTCGCGAACTTCCACTTCTTCACCCGCCAGGACTACGGCGCGGCCGCCTCCCACCTCGAGCGCGCGATCGCGATCGACCCCGAGTTCTCGCCCGCCTACAACCTGCTCGGCTACGCCCGCCGTTTCCTCGGCGACCTCGAGGCCGCCGAGGCGGCGTTCCGGAGGTACACCGAGCTGATCCCGGACGAGCCCAACCCGCACGACTCGTACGCCGAGCTGCTGATGAAGGTCGGCCGCTTCGACGAGTCGATCGCCGCCTACCGGCGGGCGCTCGAGGTCGATCCGGGCTTCGTCAACGCCTACGTCGGGATCGCCAACGACCTGATCTTCAAGGGCGAGGCGCCGGCTGCGCGGGCGGAGCTGCTGAGGCTCGAGGAGGTGGCGCAGAACGACGCGCAGCGGCGGCTCGCGCACCTCTGGTCCGCCGCCTCCTGGCTCCACGAGGGCGACGAGGAGCAAGCGCTGGCCGAGATCCGGCGCGCCACGGAGGTCGCGGCCGCCACATCCGACCTCGGAGCGATCGCCGGCGATCGCAATTACGAGGCCGAGATCCTGCTCGCGGCCGGCCGCCTCGACGACGCCGAGCGGGCGTTTCGCGACGGGGTCGACCTGGCGCAGCGGTCCGATGCCACCGCCGAGGTCAAGCAGGCGGCGCAGCGCAACTTGCTCCACGACCTCGGCCGAGTGGCGGTGGCGCGCGGCGAGCTCGAGCAGGCGCGCCGGCTCTCGCAGCAGTACCGCGACGAGGTCGCGGTCAGCAAGGTGCCGTTCGAGGAGTGGCAGTCGCACGAGCTCGACGGCCTGATCGCCGCGGCGAGCGCCGACTGGGCCGGCGCGGCGGCTGAGCTGGGGCAGGCCAACCAGCAGAACCCCCTGGTTCTCTTCGCGGTCGCGCGGGTGCTCGCCGAGGCCGGCGACGCGGAGGGAGCGCAGGCGGCCTGCCGGCGGGTCGTGGCCTTCAATCAGCTGAACCTCAACCACGGGCTGGTGCGGCCGCTCGCCCTGGCGATGTGCGGGAGCTGA
- a CDS encoding M28 family peptidase, protein MRRPVALALVLTLAWVATPSPSSAQGEASPPAARQRGREVAAVAAVDGTLLTRRPAGRRRLEGDPYALLSSGRLLGLLEELTAIRPHRGWRHSTTPGEAEALDWIEAGLRELPFLASLGLHSERHGFRTFTGVEFRETTVTLRRNGVSFTAPADSCPGHRDIIENALRFDSDGILNDRRPDPQLVQGPPLTVRSASQIDAMTPAQASGRVVLLDYAVVDRCLMSTSLAVARARALLDNRPAAIVMVTSFSNLPGESHGTFAGDVNAFTSIAVHPEVPVVGLRLEDLEGFGIHGWSGLAAVDRVTVSCDVDLFAPGESSYLLARIPGRDASRTVILGAHVDSPNTPGAFDNGSGAVALLEVARLIDESRVVPPVDLHLVWFGSHERGLYGSFNFTARHGELLDRTMAMLQMDCLGHPLDGIDNDIWLETWSSQVFGNDLLLWPGYLAGLAADHGITTRLADFHELVSDNSSFAGYGVPNANMVFMNPYQPYEVHYANHFHDPYDSIELADLEDETYVDMATIMVAAALATGADDPDLRSVPVPDRRALFVGSHTEGVHMSPAGLVGIGMALAWEGFDVDMIPYGQPVTPDDLAGADLVVALPVHDYPTPGYDVSAYDEAWSAAELDALSGYVLDGGLLVLTNTDRRLKYLNMAYDANEDWPDVNALAERFGVHYLSGVLASATATVTGSHPLTRGLMSIRMIEGNGHRFSLEAGEVLAVVGASPAAALVPHGAGEVLVLADLGMLGASEEPPANRRFWTNLGEYAR, encoded by the coding sequence ATGCGTCGCCCAGTTGCCCTCGCGCTCGTGCTCACTCTGGCTTGGGTGGCCACTCCGTCGCCCTCGTCCGCCCAGGGTGAAGCCAGCCCGCCGGCCGCGCGGCAACGCGGCCGCGAGGTCGCGGCGGTTGCCGCCGTCGACGGCACGCTGCTGACCAGGCGCCCCGCCGGCCGGCGTCGTCTCGAAGGCGATCCCTACGCGCTGCTCTCGAGCGGCCGGCTGCTCGGGCTGCTCGAGGAGCTGACCGCGATCCGTCCCCACCGTGGCTGGCGCCACTCCACGACCCCGGGTGAGGCCGAGGCCCTCGACTGGATCGAGGCCGGCCTCCGGGAGCTCCCCTTCCTCGCCTCGCTCGGCCTCCACAGCGAGCGCCACGGCTTCCGCACCTTCACCGGCGTCGAGTTCCGGGAGACGACCGTGACCCTGCGCCGGAACGGGGTTTCGTTCACGGCCCCCGCCGACAGCTGCCCCGGCCACCGCGACATCATCGAGAACGCCCTCCGCTTCGACTCCGACGGCATCCTCAACGACCGCCGTCCCGACCCCCAGCTGGTCCAGGGGCCGCCGCTGACTGTCCGCAGCGCCTCCCAGATCGACGCCATGACCCCGGCACAGGCGTCGGGGCGCGTAGTGCTCCTCGACTACGCGGTCGTCGACCGCTGCCTCATGAGCACCAGCCTGGCGGTGGCGCGAGCCCGGGCCCTGCTCGACAACCGGCCCGCGGCGATCGTGATGGTCACCAGCTTCTCCAACCTGCCCGGCGAGAGCCACGGCACCTTCGCGGGCGACGTCAACGCCTTCACCTCGATTGCCGTTCACCCCGAGGTGCCGGTGGTCGGGCTTCGCCTGGAGGACCTCGAGGGCTTCGGCATCCACGGCTGGAGCGGCCTCGCCGCCGTCGACCGGGTGACCGTGAGCTGCGACGTCGACCTGTTCGCGCCCGGCGAGTCGAGCTACCTCCTCGCCCGGATCCCGGGCCGCGACGCCTCGCGGACGGTGATCCTCGGCGCCCACGTCGACTCCCCCAACACGCCCGGCGCCTTCGACAACGGCAGCGGCGCGGTCGCCCTGCTCGAGGTCGCGCGCCTGATCGACGAGTCTCGCGTCGTGCCGCCGGTGGACCTCCACCTGGTCTGGTTCGGCAGCCACGAGCGCGGGCTCTACGGTTCCTTCAACTTCACGGCCCGCCACGGCGAGCTGCTCGACCGCACCATGGCCATGCTGCAGATGGACTGCCTCGGCCATCCCCTCGACGGCATCGACAACGACATCTGGCTCGAAACCTGGTCCTCCCAGGTCTTCGGGAACGACCTCCTGCTGTGGCCCGGTTACCTGGCCGGGCTCGCCGCGGACCACGGCATCACCACCCGGCTCGCCGACTTCCACGAGCTGGTCTCCGACAACTCGAGCTTCGCCGGCTACGGCGTTCCCAACGCCAACATGGTGTTCATGAACCCCTACCAGCCCTACGAGGTTCACTACGCCAACCACTTCCACGACCCCTACGACTCGATCGAGCTGGCGGACCTCGAGGACGAAACCTACGTCGACATGGCCACCATCATGGTCGCCGCCGCGCTCGCCACCGGGGCCGATGACCCGGACCTGCGGTCGGTCCCCGTCCCGGACCGCCGCGCCCTGTTCGTCGGCAGCCACACCGAGGGCGTCCACATGTCGCCCGCCGGCCTGGTCGGGATCGGGATGGCGCTCGCCTGGGAGGGATTCGACGTCGACATGATCCCCTACGGCCAGCCGGTCACCCCGGACGACCTCGCCGGCGCCGACCTGGTGGTGGCGCTGCCGGTGCACGATTACCCGACCCCGGGTTACGACGTCTCGGCCTACGACGAGGCGTGGAGCGCGGCCGAGCTCGACGCGCTGTCGGGCTACGTCCTCGACGGAGGCCTGCTGGTCTTGACCAACACCGACCGCCGCCTCAAGTACCTGAACATGGCCTACGACGCCAACGAGGACTGGCCCGATGTCAACGCTCTCGCCGAGCGCTTCGGCGTGCACTACCTGTCCGGCGTGCTCGCGTCGGCGACGGCGACGGTCACCGGCAGCCACCCGCTGACCCGGGGGCTGATGTCGATCCGGATGATCGAGGGCAACGGCCACCGGTTCAGCCTCGAGGCCGGGGAGGTGCTCGCCGTGGTCGGCGCCTCCCCTGCCGCGGCGCTCGTCCCCCACGGCGCCGGGGAGGTGCTGGTGCTCGCCGATCTCGGCATGCTCGGAGCGAGCGAGGAGCCCCCGGCCAACCGTCGCTTCTGGACCAATCTCGGCGAGTACGCGCGGTGA
- a CDS encoding zinc ribbon domain-containing protein, translating to MPTYVFRCSNCRKVFEKTMTVAQREHARPVCPKCKGRKVEPVLSGFFAKTSRKS from the coding sequence ATGCCGACCTACGTGTTTCGCTGCTCGAACTGCCGCAAGGTGTTCGAGAAGACCATGACGGTGGCCCAGCGCGAGCACGCCCGACCTGTCTGCCCGAAGTGCAAGGGCCGCAAGGTCGAGCCGGTGCTGTCCGGGTTCTTCGCCAAGACCTCGCGGAAGAGCTAG